In Rhodamnia argentea isolate NSW1041297 chromosome 4, ASM2092103v1, whole genome shotgun sequence, the following proteins share a genomic window:
- the LOC125314548 gene encoding disease resistance protein L6-like: protein MASTGGSGASAAQYDVFLSFRGPDTRNNFTDFLYRSMVGQGIFAYRDSEELHAGDRIDDLLRAVDNSKICIPVFSRGYASSPWCLRELARMMELYESTRKPEILPIFFDVSASDVKLKTELYVKDLDKYEQRAGGDSKEQWEAALRKVGQIGGWEVQGKP from the coding sequence ATGGCATCAACCGGTGGTTCCGGCGCGTCCGCAGCCCAGTACgacgtgttcctgagcttcagagggCCCGACACTCGCAACAACTTCACCGACTTCCTCTACCGGTCCATGGTCGGCCAGGGGATCTTTGCCTACAGAGACAGCGAAGAGCTCCACGCCGGTGACCGGATCGACGATCTCCTCAGAGCAGTCGACAACTCCAAGATCTGCATACCGGTCTTCTCCAGAGGCTACGCTTCGAGCCCTTGGTGCCTCCGTGAGCTCGCTCGTATGATGGAGCTCTATGAATCGACCAGGAAGCCGGAGATCCTACCCATCTTCTTTGACGTCTCAGCCTCTGACGTCAAGCTCAAGACGGAACTGTACGTGAAGGACTTGGACAAGTACGAGCAGAGGGCCGGAGGCGACAGCAAGGAACAGTGGGAGGCGGCTCTGAGAAAAGTGGGTCAGATCGGGGGATGGGAAGTCCAAGGGAAACCGTAA